A stretch of Imperialibacter roseus DNA encodes these proteins:
- a CDS encoding TRAP transporter small permease subunit: MHLLTTISEKIDALNEYSGRLISWLAGIMVLVFCFDVAMRYIFNVSFASVFELEWHFFAAIFLIGAGYTLKHDKHVRVDVFYGEMSAKKQAYVNLGGVLLFLLPICVVIIKTSLLFVYNSWIIRENSPDPGGLPARYIIKAFIPIGFSLLLLQGISLALKSLATILNRVNIKEHE; this comes from the coding sequence ATGCACCTACTTACCACTATTTCAGAAAAGATTGATGCGCTGAATGAATACTCCGGGCGCCTTATCTCCTGGCTGGCCGGCATCATGGTCTTGGTCTTTTGCTTCGACGTGGCAATGAGGTATATCTTCAATGTCAGCTTTGCTTCTGTATTTGAGCTCGAATGGCATTTTTTCGCAGCCATTTTTTTGATTGGAGCAGGCTACACACTCAAGCATGATAAACACGTGAGAGTCGATGTGTTTTATGGGGAAATGTCCGCTAAGAAACAGGCCTACGTCAACTTAGGCGGGGTATTGCTTTTTCTTCTGCCAATATGTGTAGTGATCATCAAGACCTCCCTGCTTTTTGTCTACAATTCATGGATCATCAGGGAGAATTCCCCCGACCCGGGTGGCCTTCCCGCCCGCTACATTATCAAAGCTTTTATCCCAATCGGCTTCTCTCTATTACTCCTCCAGGGAATTTCGCTGGCCCTCAAATCACTCGCAACCATTTTGAACCGTGTAAACATCAAGGAGCATGAATGA
- the clpB gene encoding ATP-dependent chaperone ClpB: protein MNFNNYTIKSQEAVQKAAEVAQSYEQQAIEPAHILKAIMSTDENVMPFLLKKLGINKQNLDDKIEETINSYPKVSGSQPYLSNEAAAALQKATGYLKEFGDEFVAVEHIILGLLSSKDKIATVMKSAGFAEKEMKLAIKELRGGNSVTDQNAEAKYKSLERYSKNLNEMARQGKIDPVIGRDEEIRRVLQILSRRTKNNPILLGEPGVGKTAIVEGMAQRIVDGDVPENLKEKVLISLDMGLLVAGAKYKGEFEERLKAVIKEVIDSDGEIILFIDEIHTLVGAGGGGEGAMDAANLLKPALARGELHAIGATTLKEYQKYIEKDKALERRFQAVVVDEPSVVDAISILRGIKDKYELHHGVRIKDDAVIAAVELSSRYISDRFLPDKAIDLMDEAASKLRIEIDSLPEELDELNRRIMQLEIEREAIRREKDREKEKELSRTIADLSEQRDALKARWQHEKSVIQGIQHEKEAIEKYKLEAEQAERSGDYGRVAEIRYGKIVESEDKLKKFQEQLKELQGGNSLLKEEVEAEDIAEIVGKWTGIPVSKMLQSDREKLLKLEEELGKRVAGQTEAIEAVADAVRRSRAGLQDPKRPIGSFIFMGTTGVGKTELAKALAEYLFNDDNAMVRIDMSEYQERHAVSRLIGAPPGYVGYDEGGQLTEAVRRKPYSVILLDEIEKAHPDVFNILLQVLDDGRLTDNKGRVANFKNTIIIMTTNIGSGIIQDAFDTMDDSNREATLAEVKKNVFDLLKKSVRPEFLNRIDETILFEPLNKKDIRKIVEIQFKLIQKRLEENGIKLEASADVLDYLGEMGFDPQFGARPLKRVMQRLILNELSKQILAGKVQKDSVIGVSLNDNREIEFINLDEVKI, encoded by the coding sequence ATGAACTTTAATAACTATACCATCAAATCGCAGGAGGCTGTGCAAAAGGCAGCCGAAGTCGCACAAAGTTATGAGCAGCAAGCCATAGAGCCAGCACATATACTCAAAGCAATCATGTCGACAGATGAGAATGTTATGCCTTTTCTTTTGAAGAAATTAGGTATCAACAAACAAAACCTGGATGACAAAATTGAAGAAACAATAAATTCGTACCCCAAAGTCTCAGGATCGCAGCCCTATCTCTCTAATGAAGCAGCGGCGGCCCTGCAGAAGGCTACGGGCTATCTCAAAGAGTTTGGTGACGAATTTGTGGCCGTTGAGCACATCATTCTTGGGTTGCTGAGCAGCAAAGACAAAATTGCTACAGTCATGAAGTCGGCCGGGTTTGCAGAGAAGGAAATGAAGCTGGCCATCAAGGAACTCAGGGGTGGCAACTCTGTGACAGATCAAAACGCTGAAGCAAAATATAAGTCGCTGGAGAGGTATTCAAAAAACCTTAATGAAATGGCCCGCCAGGGCAAGATCGATCCGGTTATCGGACGAGACGAAGAGATCCGAAGGGTGCTGCAAATCCTTTCCAGAAGGACTAAGAATAATCCAATACTATTGGGTGAGCCAGGTGTGGGTAAAACAGCTATTGTTGAAGGGATGGCCCAAAGAATTGTTGACGGTGACGTGCCTGAAAACCTGAAGGAGAAAGTCCTTATCTCTCTGGATATGGGTCTACTTGTGGCTGGCGCCAAATACAAGGGTGAGTTTGAAGAGCGGCTAAAAGCAGTGATCAAAGAAGTGATCGACAGCGATGGGGAAATTATCCTCTTCATAGACGAAATACATACGCTCGTTGGCGCTGGTGGAGGAGGCGAAGGGGCCATGGACGCCGCCAACCTGCTGAAGCCCGCACTGGCACGAGGAGAGCTCCATGCCATCGGGGCCACTACGTTAAAAGAGTATCAAAAGTATATCGAAAAAGACAAGGCTCTTGAAAGGAGGTTCCAGGCAGTGGTTGTGGATGAGCCTTCCGTAGTGGACGCCATATCGATACTCCGGGGCATTAAGGACAAATACGAGCTGCACCACGGGGTCCGGATAAAAGACGACGCTGTGATAGCCGCCGTTGAGCTTTCAAGCAGGTATATCTCTGACAGGTTTCTGCCCGACAAGGCTATAGACCTAATGGATGAAGCTGCTTCAAAACTTCGGATTGAAATTGATTCTCTTCCTGAGGAACTGGATGAGTTGAACAGGCGCATTATGCAGCTGGAAATCGAAAGGGAGGCCATTCGGCGGGAAAAAGACAGGGAGAAGGAAAAAGAGCTTTCAAGAACGATTGCCGACTTAAGCGAGCAAAGAGATGCACTGAAGGCCAGGTGGCAGCATGAAAAGTCTGTTATTCAAGGCATTCAGCACGAAAAGGAAGCCATTGAAAAATACAAGCTGGAGGCAGAGCAAGCCGAAAGAAGTGGCGACTATGGGAGGGTAGCCGAGATTCGCTATGGAAAAATTGTGGAGAGTGAAGATAAGCTGAAGAAATTCCAGGAGCAGCTAAAGGAACTTCAGGGAGGAAACTCGCTATTGAAAGAAGAAGTGGAAGCCGAGGACATTGCTGAAATAGTGGGTAAATGGACGGGCATACCCGTGAGCAAAATGCTTCAAAGCGATCGGGAGAAACTTTTGAAGCTGGAAGAAGAGCTTGGAAAAAGAGTGGCCGGACAAACTGAGGCCATTGAGGCAGTGGCAGACGCTGTGAGGCGAAGCCGGGCTGGTCTTCAGGATCCTAAGCGGCCCATAGGCTCCTTTATCTTTATGGGTACAACTGGTGTTGGTAAGACTGAACTGGCAAAGGCGCTGGCCGAATACCTGTTCAACGACGACAACGCTATGGTAAGAATAGACATGAGTGAGTACCAGGAACGCCATGCTGTGAGCAGGCTGATTGGAGCCCCTCCAGGATATGTGGGTTACGATGAGGGCGGTCAACTGACAGAGGCGGTGAGAAGAAAACCTTACTCAGTCATCCTTCTGGATGAAATTGAGAAGGCACACCCCGATGTCTTTAACATCCTGTTGCAAGTGCTTGACGATGGAAGGCTTACCGACAACAAAGGAAGAGTGGCTAATTTTAAGAACACCATCATTATCATGACCACCAATATTGGTTCTGGCATTATTCAGGATGCATTCGACACCATGGACGACTCGAACAGAGAGGCTACTTTGGCGGAAGTGAAAAAGAACGTGTTTGACCTGCTGAAAAAGTCTGTGAGGCCAGAGTTCCTCAACAGGATCGACGAGACCATTCTTTTCGAGCCACTGAATAAGAAGGACATCAGGAAAATTGTCGAAATCCAGTTTAAGCTGATTCAGAAAAGACTTGAAGAAAATGGTATAAAACTAGAGGCTTCGGCAGACGTACTGGATTACCTTGGAGAAATGGGCTTTGATCCTCAGTTTGGTGCCAGGCCCTTAAAGAGAGTGATGCAAAGATTGATTCTCAACGAGCTGTCGAAGCAGATTCTTGCTGGGAAGGTACAAAAGGACTCAGTCATTGGCGTGTCGCTCAATGACAACCGGGAGATTGAGTTTATCAACCTGGATGAAGTCAAGATTTAG
- a CDS encoding TRAP transporter large permease yields MNEVWALVLFGLIFIFILWGFPVAFTLGGLSVIFGLIFFDADFFYLVALRIYGTMNNFVLIAVPLFVFMGIMLEKSGLAESLLETMALIFGKFKGGLAVAVVLVGAMLAASTGIVGATVITMGLISLPTMLKRGFSPELATGTIASAGTLGQIIPPSVVLVLLGSVLNVSVGDLFTAAVVPGVALVFCYLAFIVGYAIVKPNKAPGMPEEEIRAFRERGITGQVIKAFVLPLLLIVAVLGSIFAGIASPTEAAGVGALGATLLTIMSGKFNLDVLKGVMRETTHLTTMVFTILIGATAFSLVFRALGGDRFLIQLIENSDLSVNAFLFVVMLAVFVAGFFIDFIEIIFIIVPVVAPIFAKLGVDLVWVGILLALNLQTSFLTPPFGFSLFYLKGVAPKHITTGQLYRGIVPFVLIQLAFLLLVVLFPEIISFLPNLLKK; encoded by the coding sequence ATGAATGAGGTTTGGGCACTAGTGCTTTTTGGTCTGATATTTATTTTCATTCTATGGGGTTTCCCTGTTGCCTTCACGCTGGGAGGCCTCTCTGTAATTTTCGGTCTAATATTCTTTGATGCCGACTTCTTTTACCTGGTTGCGCTGAGAATTTATGGCACCATGAACAACTTTGTTCTAATAGCTGTGCCGTTGTTCGTTTTTATGGGAATTATGCTGGAGAAATCTGGCCTGGCAGAGAGCCTGCTTGAAACAATGGCTCTCATTTTTGGCAAGTTCAAAGGTGGTCTGGCCGTCGCCGTTGTGCTGGTGGGGGCCATGCTGGCAGCTTCTACAGGCATAGTTGGGGCCACGGTTATTACGATGGGGCTAATTAGCTTACCAACCATGCTCAAGCGGGGATTTAGCCCTGAGCTGGCCACTGGCACCATTGCTTCAGCTGGCACGTTAGGACAAATCATCCCACCATCAGTGGTTTTGGTGTTGCTGGGCAGCGTGCTCAACGTATCGGTTGGAGACCTCTTCACTGCAGCAGTAGTACCCGGTGTTGCCCTGGTTTTTTGCTACCTGGCTTTTATTGTAGGATACGCCATTGTGAAACCGAACAAAGCACCCGGCATGCCCGAAGAAGAAATCAGGGCTTTCAGGGAAAGGGGAATAACGGGGCAGGTTATTAAAGCTTTCGTGCTTCCTCTCCTGCTTATTGTAGCTGTGCTGGGCTCCATTTTTGCGGGCATAGCCTCGCCAACTGAGGCGGCAGGAGTTGGCGCCCTTGGAGCGACTTTGCTCACCATTATGTCTGGCAAGTTCAACCTTGACGTGTTGAAAGGGGTGATGAGGGAAACGACACACCTCACCACGATGGTCTTTACCATTCTCATTGGAGCTACGGCTTTCTCTTTGGTTTTCAGAGCATTGGGAGGCGATCGCTTCCTTATTCAACTCATCGAAAATTCCGACTTGTCGGTGAATGCATTCCTGTTTGTAGTGATGCTCGCTGTATTTGTCGCTGGATTCTTCATCGACTTTATAGAGATCATCTTCATCATAGTGCCAGTGGTGGCGCCAATATTTGCTAAGCTGGGCGTTGACCTCGTTTGGGTGGGGATATTGTTGGCGCTCAATCTGCAAACTTCCTTCCTCACACCACCTTTTGGTTTCTCACTTTTCTACCTGAAAGGGGTGGCGCCAAAACACATCACCACCGGGCAATTATATCGAGGAATTGTTCCTTTCGTCTTGATACAACTGGCGTTTCTTCTGCTGGTAGTTCTTTTTCCAGAGATTATCTCTTTTCTACCGAATCTGCTCAAAAAATAG
- a CDS encoding carboxypeptidase-like regulatory domain-containing protein produces MKTIKLNFLLVIMALGVFTFTSCEDEFTEEDFFDKQAELAATKHGYDLEKLILQYELSRANDSLMRVFQTQLTDAINDENAEALRQAGLLSSYTLTVENQGGTPIEGATISLAGSNAAAGRVDAVTDATGQAIFTDVVIGDNPVQISAPGFVGVSYILQLGSINNGTDYLLINSKVYPLGRSETSRITLLSADGASGTFATINGTATIETDVTNETSEVPQDVTIIAYLNGTAFSGGGVGGFYNGSASLGDFRFIGEGVGSAVVDNATGAWSMLLPATESGISYTLQAPTLTANQAIVIDTRNGKSITPELASVPTRFGANVNESPAVAISGARAVFPAPTGAGNGANLTFAPFARDINFTLDIDGNTGTDNVNNIEFDIRSEGGTFQTSPTAAITTATAPTTAAVLTTSLLGDLDLTVSGGVGYTIGEDYDITINVLAGATVLGTVTVTETAVDDGAGNGVLPAITEAGNFLLDDDDDDVNFFGITGYSVTVTEVAPAVAPTTAATITVTCDCVVDQVQTSTTGVGYTTAISGITFSGGGGTAFPIVAVLGTGFQYSVAIDNTGITVPYTIFPEFGWYLSSISDPLDDFDSDVSFTEAGSGLTGEDFNDLVGIDGSGNIVLTRTVTNLRTDISYRAPVVEVVEPTAMIAFADVEIDDNGHVIDLFNVDEGSGYNVIFGVTITPTLATSPGTGAAVLLSNFSILSTGEVEWNGDYTITDEGSGYLQELNPGFNDGVINFSTTTTINAVSGSVFDVKLIYGTGERLEDVNQ; encoded by the coding sequence ATGAAAACAATTAAACTCAATTTTTTGCTCGTAATAATGGCGCTGGGTGTATTCACCTTCACGTCGTGCGAAGACGAATTCACAGAGGAAGACTTCTTCGACAAACAAGCCGAATTGGCCGCAACTAAACACGGTTACGATCTGGAAAAGCTCATTCTTCAGTACGAGCTTAGTCGTGCAAATGACTCTCTGATGAGGGTATTTCAAACTCAACTTACTGATGCAATAAATGACGAAAACGCTGAAGCATTGCGTCAAGCTGGACTATTGTCTTCTTACACCCTAACTGTAGAGAACCAAGGTGGCACACCTATTGAAGGTGCAACTATCTCTCTGGCGGGTAGTAATGCTGCTGCCGGCCGTGTCGACGCAGTAACTGATGCTACTGGCCAGGCCATTTTCACAGATGTTGTAATAGGCGACAACCCTGTTCAGATTTCTGCTCCCGGCTTCGTTGGGGTATCTTATATTCTGCAACTTGGATCCATAAACAATGGAACAGACTATCTTTTGATAAATAGCAAAGTGTACCCATTGGGAAGAAGCGAGACTTCTCGCATAACTCTGTTGTCGGCTGATGGCGCTAGCGGCACTTTTGCCACCATCAATGGTACAGCAACAATAGAGACTGACGTAACTAACGAAACTTCCGAAGTTCCACAAGACGTAACAATCATTGCCTACCTTAACGGCACTGCGTTTTCTGGTGGCGGAGTAGGCGGTTTTTACAATGGCTCTGCTAGCCTGGGTGACTTTAGGTTCATAGGCGAAGGTGTCGGCTCAGCCGTAGTTGACAATGCTACTGGTGCGTGGTCCATGCTTTTACCTGCCACGGAGTCTGGTATTTCCTACACATTACAGGCCCCAACCCTTACTGCCAATCAGGCAATAGTTATTGACACCAGAAATGGCAAGTCAATCACCCCTGAATTGGCGTCTGTTCCTACAAGATTTGGCGCAAATGTTAACGAGTCGCCTGCAGTAGCTATTTCAGGAGCCAGAGCGGTTTTCCCAGCTCCAACGGGTGCTGGAAATGGTGCGAACCTTACTTTTGCTCCATTTGCAAGAGACATCAACTTCACACTTGATATTGACGGCAATACTGGCACAGATAACGTAAACAATATTGAATTTGATATCAGAAGCGAGGGTGGAACTTTCCAAACATCTCCAACTGCTGCAATAACAACTGCAACGGCGCCCACTACAGCGGCAGTTCTCACAACATCACTGCTTGGAGATCTTGACCTGACCGTGAGTGGTGGAGTAGGTTACACAATCGGTGAAGACTATGACATCACAATCAATGTGCTTGCAGGTGCCACAGTGCTTGGTACGGTAACCGTTACCGAAACGGCTGTGGACGATGGAGCTGGAAATGGTGTATTGCCTGCGATTACTGAAGCTGGTAATTTCCTACTTGATGATGATGATGATGACGTGAATTTCTTCGGTATCACTGGCTACTCCGTAACTGTTACAGAAGTTGCGCCAGCTGTAGCACCAACTACCGCAGCCACAATTACTGTTACATGCGATTGCGTGGTTGATCAAGTGCAAACATCTACTACAGGTGTAGGATATACAACTGCAATTAGTGGCATCACCTTTTCAGGCGGCGGCGGAACTGCCTTCCCTATTGTTGCGGTGCTAGGAACTGGCTTCCAGTACTCAGTGGCTATTGACAACACTGGTATTACCGTGCCATACACAATTTTCCCTGAATTCGGATGGTACCTATCAAGTATTTCCGATCCTCTTGACGACTTCGATTCTGATGTTTCTTTTACAGAAGCAGGCAGCGGCCTCACTGGGGAGGACTTCAATGATCTGGTGGGTATCGACGGTTCTGGAAACATCGTGTTAACAAGAACAGTGACCAATCTTAGAACGGATATTTCATACCGTGCCCCAGTAGTAGAAGTTGTTGAGCCAACGGCAATGATAGCTTTTGCTGATGTGGAAATTGACGACAACGGCCATGTAATAGACCTGTTTAACGTTGATGAAGGTAGTGGTTACAACGTAATATTTGGTGTAACTATCACGCCTACCCTTGCTACATCTCCAGGAACTGGCGCAGCGGTTCTTCTTTCCAACTTCTCCATTTTGAGCACAGGCGAGGTGGAGTGGAATGGCGACTACACAATTACTGACGAGGGATCAGGATACCTTCAGGAGTTAAACCCTGGTTTTAACGATGGTGTGATCAATTTCTCCACAACAACCACTATTAACGCTGTTTCTGGAAGTGTTTTTGATGTCAAACTGATATATGGAACTGGTGAACGTCTTGAAGACGTGAATCAGTGA
- a CDS encoding outer membrane beta-barrel protein, whose amino-acid sequence MRSFVSRLRRLRSTHLIFLLCGLWVHDASAQDDGLSAFSPLRYGAKVGANLNQFSQTGMVIDVNGGAVVSYQVSDLIGIRGELLYMGIGGGLSDRVIDLSAFEGNILSVTYENRSRSIKNVELPVMAAISIPTNGSSVSPKFLIGASYGYSIASFESRDLNFTMADGSLAPPVSNTVENVSSSTQSHQFAMHGGFALEYGLGNGSSFYQEIRYRYGLDNINIDRGRPGLGGELIPSTISLNFGYFF is encoded by the coding sequence ATGAGAAGTTTTGTTTCACGCTTAAGGCGTTTGCGAAGCACCCATTTAATATTTCTATTATGTGGGTTGTGGGTCCATGATGCGTCCGCACAGGATGATGGACTTAGTGCCTTTAGCCCTTTACGGTATGGGGCAAAGGTTGGTGCGAACCTAAACCAGTTCAGCCAGACAGGTATGGTAATTGATGTAAATGGTGGCGCTGTAGTCAGCTACCAGGTTTCTGACTTAATCGGTATTCGAGGTGAACTGCTTTACATGGGTATCGGCGGTGGTCTGTCTGACAGGGTTATTGATTTATCTGCATTCGAAGGGAACATCCTAAGTGTTACCTACGAGAACCGATCCAGATCGATCAAAAATGTTGAATTGCCAGTAATGGCAGCCATTAGTATCCCGACAAATGGCAGTTCCGTATCTCCCAAATTTCTTATTGGAGCGAGTTATGGTTACTCTATTGCTTCTTTTGAAAGCAGGGATTTGAACTTCACTATGGCTGATGGTTCATTGGCACCCCCAGTTTCTAACACTGTTGAGAACGTTAGCAGTAGCACCCAAAGCCACCAGTTTGCGATGCATGGCGGATTTGCGCTTGAGTATGGGCTTGGAAATGGCAGCTCGTTCTATCAGGAGATTCGCTACCGTTATGGACTCGACAACATCAACATCGACCGGGGTCGCCCTGGATTGGGTGGTGAACTTATCCCGTCAACTATCAGCCTCAATTTTGGCTATTTCTTTTAA
- a CDS encoding TRAP transporter substrate-binding protein, which yields MEINRREFLAKGGLGLAGGTVGLLSACTEEKKQLETPYINFNKLFEWKMVTTWPPNFPVVGEGCVMMAKWVETMSGGRLKIKVYGGGELVPSLEVFDAVSSGAVEIGHGASYYWAGKVPAAQFFAAVPFGMNAQQMNAWIISSGSIALWEELYEPFRLLPMIAGNTGVQMAGWFNRELNTMDDLKGLKMRIPGLGGKVLSEAGGTSVLQAGGEIYTNLERGVIDAAEWIGPYHDYLMGFQRVAKHYYYPGWHEPGSVLEQMVNKDKFEALPTDLKEIVRAGASKLNEWMLAEFDAKNSLYLKKLREEEGTDIRKLPDVILRELKKISDVMLGDMAQGDPIIKKVYDSFTAFRDQIKPWSDISERAFYNDVLGQ from the coding sequence ATGGAAATTAACAGACGGGAGTTTTTAGCAAAAGGGGGATTGGGCTTGGCCGGTGGAACTGTGGGGTTGCTTTCTGCCTGCACAGAGGAAAAAAAGCAGCTCGAAACGCCATATATCAATTTCAACAAGTTGTTTGAGTGGAAAATGGTCACTACCTGGCCGCCAAACTTCCCGGTGGTAGGTGAGGGTTGCGTCATGATGGCGAAATGGGTGGAAACCATGAGTGGCGGGCGCCTTAAAATAAAAGTCTATGGTGGAGGGGAGCTGGTTCCGTCGTTGGAAGTGTTTGATGCCGTAAGCAGCGGTGCTGTTGAGATAGGCCATGGTGCTTCCTATTACTGGGCGGGCAAGGTACCGGCTGCGCAGTTTTTCGCAGCGGTTCCTTTTGGTATGAACGCCCAGCAGATGAATGCATGGATCATAAGCAGCGGATCTATTGCGCTATGGGAGGAGCTGTATGAACCCTTCAGACTGCTGCCAATGATTGCTGGGAATACCGGCGTGCAAATGGCGGGCTGGTTCAACAGGGAGCTCAATACCATGGATGACCTGAAAGGACTGAAAATGAGGATTCCCGGGCTGGGAGGAAAGGTGTTGTCGGAGGCTGGCGGCACGTCGGTGCTACAGGCTGGGGGCGAAATTTACACCAATCTGGAAAGGGGAGTGATCGATGCGGCCGAATGGATTGGTCCCTATCATGACTACCTCATGGGGTTTCAACGAGTGGCTAAGCACTACTACTACCCTGGCTGGCATGAGCCAGGCTCTGTACTGGAGCAAATGGTGAACAAAGACAAATTTGAGGCGCTTCCAACAGACCTGAAAGAGATAGTAAGGGCTGGAGCATCGAAGCTCAATGAATGGATGCTTGCTGAGTTTGACGCAAAGAACAGTTTGTACCTTAAAAAGCTCCGGGAGGAAGAGGGAACGGATATCAGAAAACTTCCTGATGTGATTTTGAGGGAACTAAAGAAAATAAGTGATGTGATGCTTGGCGATATGGCTCAAGGCGATCCTATTATTAAAAAAGTATACGACAGCTTTACAGCGTTTCGAGATCAAATCAAACCCTGGTCCGACATTAGCGAACGAGCTTTTTATAATGATGTGCTAGGTCAGTAG
- a CDS encoding ion transporter — protein MESVAEDNLEQPPKATKFEKVLLWLSLYVVVELYVSSVTEYTPLVDDITYYVDFGICMIFLYDFFNGLWKAENKWRFVANNWVDFVASIPTVGFLRAARIFKIFKLLRVLRSAKYVFQFFNRKTSFSTFRNVVILNVVVVLLFTISFYHAERDSNPHISTFTDSLWWTTITTMTVGFLQDIPPVTPEGKVLSVVLIFAGMIIGATMIATITDYFIEDEDIQVNVNRVHDKLMQVEKKLDALTEKLEELSKSQRNGN, from the coding sequence ATGGAATCGGTAGCAGAGGATAATTTAGAGCAGCCACCAAAGGCGACGAAATTTGAAAAAGTTTTGCTTTGGCTGTCTTTGTATGTGGTGGTGGAGTTATACGTGAGTTCAGTCACAGAGTATACTCCCCTGGTGGACGATATAACATATTATGTCGATTTCGGCATATGTATGATTTTCTTATACGATTTTTTCAACGGACTTTGGAAAGCGGAGAACAAGTGGAGGTTTGTTGCCAACAACTGGGTAGACTTTGTTGCGTCCATACCGACTGTTGGATTTCTCCGGGCGGCTAGGATCTTTAAAATTTTCAAGCTTTTAAGAGTTCTCCGGTCTGCAAAGTACGTTTTCCAGTTTTTTAACCGAAAAACTTCCTTTAGCACCTTTCGGAATGTGGTCATTCTCAATGTAGTTGTCGTGTTGCTTTTCACGATCAGTTTCTACCATGCCGAGCGAGACTCTAACCCTCATATTTCCACCTTTACTGACTCGTTATGGTGGACTACTATTACGACGATGACAGTTGGCTTTCTGCAGGATATTCCACCCGTCACTCCCGAAGGGAAGGTGCTTTCTGTTGTGTTGATTTTTGCCGGGATGATTATTGGTGCTACCATGATTGCGACGATTACTGACTATTTTATTGAAGATGAAGACATTCAGGTGAACGTCAATAGGGTACATGACAAGTTGATGCAAGTAGAAAAAAAACTAGATGCCCTCACCGAAAAATTGGAGGAGTTGTCCAAATCCCAAAGGAATGGAAATTAA